A DNA window from Zingiber officinale cultivar Zhangliang chromosome 3A, Zo_v1.1, whole genome shotgun sequence contains the following coding sequences:
- the LOC122052362 gene encoding DNA repair protein RAD5B-like, with amino-acid sequence MEVETPAPEILLMEEIADIRSFMGSEISDRDILRALSLAGNNTNRAINILLDALQSSDSADLALNPVCPPKSNDYAYATTTQEPNATVLNLAGDGNGRGQETEVNEENNKENPKSKVNLGCRIENDVASEGRNQRVDIDIDSEEDVTSKPKRKRESVKELDEKFKRQQTTEQLEGHSNTKKDGHLTKESLVTVTTTVEESAVDNFSSLARARLAPHLNPRPISAIRPPGVVTDRNLLLYSNPKEPEFGEFPDEYDWLLVGKAYVNGLSTCRGRKHIDDGEIVHFSFPSSEKKKLIGKKFQRPKAAMAAAEIVRFSTKRSGEIGKLPPEWTRCLIPLVASSKVKILGKSLISAVQLSLMQEIVLHVSFYIHRSIFTEGCNFTFKLSVPSNSASNVHPLLSLFKRLRMKPVQRAEFTPEELDTRKKSLSLNAGEGDASVEMIVHAKRVTGDPGQSSDEQAISESSLNKIVGTSDEYDLEEAMPPSTLCCALHPYQKQALYWMCELEKGTDFDKATKSLHPCWAAYRIYDKRASEIYVNVFTGESTTQFPSAMQMARGGILADAMGLGKTVMTIALILARINGERPYDNGYSHEHGSNTKGGTLIVCPMALLGQWKDELETHSKPGSFSVYVYYGGSRMKASDIEMLARYDVVLTTYGVLSSAYRSDSVNASIFNNINWYRVVLDEAHNIKCSKTKVAQSAFALNAYCRWCLTGTPLQNKLEDLYSLLCFLHVEPWCNWVWWNSLIQTPYDMGDVRGLKLVKAILRSLMLRRTKDTRDKEGRPILVLPPAHIQVVECEQSEAERDFYEALFTRSKVKFDKFVEQGKVLHNYASILELLLRLRQCCNHPYLVMSRGQNQENTDLNKLVHRFLGGPQSNQAPTRAYVEEVVEGLRRGEVTECPICLESASDDPVLTPCAHRMCRECLLASWSTPVGGPCPICRRALTKEDLITCPNECRFQIDIEENWTESSKVKKLMECLENIKRTGEKSIIFSQWTGFLDLLEIALRGEFGFLRFDGKLNQQRREYILKEFNESKDKTVLLMSLKAGGVGLNLTAASNVFIMDPWWNPAVEEQAIMRIHRIGQKRQVRVTRFIVKDTVEERMQQVQARKQRMISGALTDEEVRSARIEELKMLFR; translated from the exons ATGGAAGTCGAAACGCCGGCACCCGAAATCCTACTCATGGAAGAGATTGCGGACATCCGATCATTCATGGGCTCTGAAATCTCAGATCGAGATATCCTCCGAGCCCTCTCGCTTGCCGGAAACAACACAAACCGCGCCATCAACATCCTCCTTGACGCGCTCCAGTCGTCGGATTCGGCAGACCTCGCACTCAATCCCGTATGTCCTCCGAAATCTAATGATTATGCTTATGCTACTACTACACAGGAACCAAATGCTACTGTTCTGAACTTGGCGGGAGATGGGAACGGTAGGGGGCAAGAAACGGAAGTGAATGAAGAAAATAACAAGGAAAATCCTAAATCCAAAGTTAATTTGGGCTGTAGAATAGAAAATGATGTGGCATCTGAAGGTCGGAACCAAAGGGTGGACATTGATATAGACTCCGAAGAAGATGTGACTTCGAAGCCGAAGAGAAAGCGTGAAAGTGTGAAAGAATTGGATGAAAAGTTCAAGAGACAGCAGACCACTGAACAATTAGAAGGCCATTCAAATACAAAGAAAGATGGGCACTTGACAAAGGAGTCTTTGGTCACGGTCACGACAACCGTAGAGGAGTCAGCAGTTGACAATTTCTCCAGCCTTGCGAGGGCTCGTTTGGCTCCGCATCTCAATCCACGCCCAATATCTGCTATCAGACCACCTGGTGTAGTCACTGATCGGAATCTTCTGCTGTACTCCAATCCGAAGGAGCCAGAGTTCGGAGAGTTTCCTGATGAGTACGATTGGTTACTTGTAGGGAAGGCTTATGTCAATGGCCTCTCCACATGCAGAGGGAGAAAACACATCGATGATGGGGAAATTGTTCACTTCTCATTTCCATCCTCCGAGAAGAAAAAATTGATTGGTAAGAAATTCCAGAGACCAAAAGCTGCAATGGCAGCTGCGGAGATTGTTCGCTTCTCAACCAAGCGGAGTGGCGAG ATTGGAAAACTTCCACCAGAGTGGACTAGATGCCTCATTCCACTCGTAGCATCCTCAAAAGTGAAGATTCTGGGGAAGTCTCTAATTTCAGCCGTGCAGCTTAGCTTAATGCAAGAGATTGTTTTGCATGTCAG CTTTTACATTCACAGATCAATCTTCACTGAAGGTTGCAATTTCACATTCAAGCTATCAGTTCCTTCAAACTCTGCTTCTAATGTCCATCCTCTTCTTAGCCTGTTCAAGCGTCTAAGAATGAAGCCAGTTCAAAGG GCTGAATTTACTCCAGAAGAACTCGATACCCGAAAGAAGTCACTAAGCCTAAAC GCTGGTGAGGGAGATGCGTCCGTTGAAATGATAGTCCATGCAAAGCGAGTAACCGGGGACCCTGGGCAAAGCAGTGACGAGCAAGCAATCTCAGAGTCATCTTTGAATAAAATTGTTGGAACTTCCGATGAGTACGATTTAGAG GAAGCAATGCCGCCTTCTACGCTCTGCTGTGCTCTACATCCATACCAGAAGCAAGCCCTTTACTGGATGTGCGAATTAGAGAAAGGAACTGATTTTGATAAAGCAACCAAATCTCTTCATCCCTGTTGGGCTGCTTACAGAATTTATGACAA GCGAGCCTCTGAAATCTATGTAAATGTTTTTACTGGGGAATCTACCACTCAGTTTCCAAGTGCTATGCAGATGGCAAGAGGCGGA ATCTTGGCAGATGCAATGGGCCTAGGAAAGACTGTCATGACAATTGCTTTAATACTTGCAAGAATTAATGGAGAAAGGCCATATGATAATGGTTATTCCCATGAACATGGATCAAATACAAAGGGAGGCACCCTTATTGTATGCCCAATGGCATTGCTGGGTCAGTGGAAG GATGAGCTTGAAACTCATTCAAAGCCAGGTTCATTTTCTGTTTATGTGTATTATGGTGGTTCAAGAATGAAGGCCAGTGATATTGAGATGCTTGCTAGATATGATGTGGTTTTGACAACATATGGAGTTCTATCATCAGCTTATAGATCT GATTCCGTGAATGCTAGCATCTTCAACAATATAAATTGGTACAGAGTAGTACTAGATGAAGCTCATAACATCAAATGCTCAAAAACAAAAGTTGCTCAGTCAGCATTTGCCTTGAACGCGTACTGTAGGTGGTGTCTAACTGGTACCCCACTTCAG AATAAGTTGGAAGATCTTTACAGTCTTCTTTGCTTCTTACATGTTGAACCATGGTGCAATTGGGTCTG GTGGAACAGTCTGATTCAAACTCCGTATGATATGGGAGATGTAAGAGGGTTGAAATTGGTAAAAGCCATCCTACGCTCACTAATGCTAAGGAGAACGAAAGATACAAGAGACAAAGAGGGGAG GCCTATTCTTGTTCTACCTCCAGCCCACATCCAAGTTGTGGAATGTGAACAATCTGAAGCTGAACGAGATTTTTATGAAGCCCTTTTCACGCGATCGAAG GTCAAGTTTGATAAATTTGTTGAACAAGGTAAAGTTCTTCACAATTATGCCTCCATTTTAGAGCTTCTACTCCGTCTACGACAGTGTTGCAATCACCCTTATCTTGTTATGAG TCGTGGACAGAATCAAGAGAATACTGATCTCAACAAGCTTGTCCACCGATTTCTTGGAGGTCCTCAGTCGAACCAGGCCCCAACACGAGCCTACGTTGAGGAAGTTGTGGAGGGCCTCCGTAGAGGTGAGGTCACTGAGTGCCCAATCTGTCTTGAATCAGCATCTGATGATCCAGTGCTCACTCCATGTGCCCACCGGATGTGTCGTGAGTGCTTGCTCGCAAGCTGGTCTACTCCGGTCGGTGGGCCATGCCCAATCTGCCGGAGGGCCCTGACTAAAGAAGACTTGATAACATGCCCAAATGAGTGTCGGTTTCAGATCGATATTGAGGAGAATTGGACAGAGTCATCCAAGGTGAAAAAACTGATGGAATGCCTTGAGAACATTAAGAGGACAGGGGAGAAGAGCATCATCTTCAGCCAGTGGACTGGCTTCTTGGATTTGCTGGAGATTGCTTTAAGGGGCGAATTTGGTTTCCTCAGGTTTGATGGCAAGCTAAATCAACAGAGGAGAGAATACATACTGAAGGAGTTCAATGAGAGCAAAGATAAGACG GTGCTACTCATGTCACTCAAAGCAGGAGGTGTAGGCTTGAATCTCACAGCAGCATCTAATGTTTTCATCATG GATCCATGGTGGAATCCGGCAGTGGAGGAGCAAGCAATAATGaggattcatagaattggacagAAGAGGCAGGTTCGAGTAACACGTTTCATTGTGAAG GACACTGTTGAAGAGAGAATGCAACAAGTGCAGGCAAGGAAGCAGAGGATGATTTCTGGAGCCTTGACAGATGAGGAAGTTAGGAGTGCTCGCATCGAGGAGCTCAAGATGCTATTTCGATAG